In Ipomoea triloba cultivar NCNSP0323 chromosome 7, ASM357664v1, a single genomic region encodes these proteins:
- the LOC116025936 gene encoding probable beta-D-xylosidase 6, translated as MRPQICKYRRRCISLSVLISIATSFPQVILTAASFHENRPLMIGREARAVYNGGQTLGLTFWTPICRDPSPGEENVDKVLEDVLPYLIADSGNVDAECLSRTTPFLSSFKILS; from the exons ATGCGACCACAGATCTGTAAGTATCGGAGGCGCTGCATTTCATTGAGTGTTTTGATTAGCATCGCCACCAGCTTCCCTCAAGTCATCCTCACTGCCGCCTCTTTTCACGAAAACCGGCCTCTT ATGATTGGGAGAGAGGCAAGGGCAGTGTACAATGGAGGTCAAACTTTGGGGCTCACGTTCTGGACACCAATATGTAGAGACCCCAGTCCTGGAGag GAAAACGTCGACAAGGTTCTCGAGGACGTTCTCCCTTACCTCATCGCCGACAGTGGAAATGTTGATGCAGAGTGTCTGTCAAGAACGACGCCATTTCTCTCCAGCTTCAAGATCCTTTCATGA
- the LOC116025650 gene encoding uncharacterized protein LOC116025650 isoform X2 gives MRIQPIDFTSPKEPSGYEPVKPVAKSRFKRLFERQFPALLRTLSGEKPAGCEEPSCNKDASDEFEPSSVCLAKMVQNFIEESEEKHRCSRNRCYCLNKNCTDSEEDAADSCNCFGESSNNSSSADACEILKSLVACVIVSERNLLADTTKIIEKKKICKRKDHVCRKIIVDGLIALGYDASICQSKWEKSACIPAGDYEYIDVVIQGERLVIDIEFRSEFEIARSTKTYKSVLQALPNIFVGKCDRLQKIISIVSEAAKQSLKKKGMPVPPWRQAEYVKAKWFSPYTRIDLTSSKAETCLKVEEESVCLCEANLKVGKPKPSSRKEDDESCSEFEVLMFGEGTSKSKPYGEDDDKEMGVGEAQETKVNGGKKMTGLSSLIEEKA, from the exons ATGAGGATTCAGCCTATAGATTTCACCTCACCTAAAGAACCGTCTGGATATGAACCGGTTAAGCCTGTGGCTAAGTCGCGGTTCAAGCGGCTTTTCGAGAGGCAATTTCCTGCTCTTCTGAGGACTCTGTCGGGGGAGAAGCCGGCCGGTTGTGAGGAGCCGAGCTGCAACAAAGATGCCTCGGATGAGTTCGAGCCCAGCTCCGTTTGCTTGGCTAAGATGGTTCAGAATTTCATCGAGGAAAGTGAGGAGAAGCATCGATGCAGTCGGAACCGATGCTATTGCCTCAACAAAAACTGTACGGACTCTGAGGAAGATGCTGCCGATTCATGCAATTGCTTCGGTGAATCGAGCAATAACTCCTCCTCTGCGGATGCATGTGAAATTCTGAAA AGTTTGGTGGCTTGTGTGATTGTATCAGAGAGAAACCTCTTGGCAGACACAACTAAGATcattgagaagaagaagatttgcAAGCGAAAGGATCATGTCTGCCGGAAGATCATAGTGGATGGCCTCATAGCTCTTGGATACGATGCTTCTATCTGTCAATCTAAATGGGAGAAATCTGCTTGTATACCTGCTG GTGATTATGAATACATTGATGTGGTAATTCAAGGAGAACGATTGGTAATCGACATAGAGTTCAGATCAGAGTTTGAAATAGCTAGGTCCACAAAAACTTACAAGTCAGTTCTTCAAGCATTGCCCAATATTTTTGTGGGCAAATGCGATCGCCTGCAAAAGATCATTTCTATAGTATCTGAGGCAGCTAAGCAAAGTTTGAAGAAGAAAGGTATGCCTGTTCCACCATGGAGACAAGCTGAGTATGTCAAGGCCAAATGGTTCTCTCCCTACACTAGAATTGACTTGACATCTTCAAAGGCAGAGACTTGTTTGAAGGTGGAGGAGGAGAGTGTGTGTTTGTGTGAAGCTAACTTGAAAGTGGGAAAGCCGAAGCCGAGTAGTAGGAAGGAAGATGATGAGAGTTGCAGTGAGTTTGAGGTGCTGATGTTTGGAGAGGGAACTTCCAAGTCCAAACCTTATggtgaagatgatgataagGAGATGGGTGTAGGTGAAGCACAGGAGACTAAAGTGAATGGAGGGAAGAAAATGACTGGTTTATCTTCTTTGATTGAAGAGAAGGCTTGA
- the LOC116025650 gene encoding uncharacterized protein LOC116025650 isoform X1, with the protein MRIQPIDFTSPKEPSGYEPVKPVAKSRFKRLFERQFPALLRTLSGEKPAGCEEPSCNKDASDEFEPSSVCLAKMVQNFIEESEEKHRCSRNRCYCLNKNCTDSEEDAADSCNCFGESSNNSSSADACEILKQSLVACVIVSERNLLADTTKIIEKKKICKRKDHVCRKIIVDGLIALGYDASICQSKWEKSACIPAGDYEYIDVVIQGERLVIDIEFRSEFEIARSTKTYKSVLQALPNIFVGKCDRLQKIISIVSEAAKQSLKKKGMPVPPWRQAEYVKAKWFSPYTRIDLTSSKAETCLKVEEESVCLCEANLKVGKPKPSSRKEDDESCSEFEVLMFGEGTSKSKPYGEDDDKEMGVGEAQETKVNGGKKMTGLSSLIEEKA; encoded by the exons ATGAGGATTCAGCCTATAGATTTCACCTCACCTAAAGAACCGTCTGGATATGAACCGGTTAAGCCTGTGGCTAAGTCGCGGTTCAAGCGGCTTTTCGAGAGGCAATTTCCTGCTCTTCTGAGGACTCTGTCGGGGGAGAAGCCGGCCGGTTGTGAGGAGCCGAGCTGCAACAAAGATGCCTCGGATGAGTTCGAGCCCAGCTCCGTTTGCTTGGCTAAGATGGTTCAGAATTTCATCGAGGAAAGTGAGGAGAAGCATCGATGCAGTCGGAACCGATGCTATTGCCTCAACAAAAACTGTACGGACTCTGAGGAAGATGCTGCCGATTCATGCAATTGCTTCGGTGAATCGAGCAATAACTCCTCCTCTGCGGATGCATGTGAAATTCTGAAA CAGAGTTTGGTGGCTTGTGTGATTGTATCAGAGAGAAACCTCTTGGCAGACACAACTAAGATcattgagaagaagaagatttgcAAGCGAAAGGATCATGTCTGCCGGAAGATCATAGTGGATGGCCTCATAGCTCTTGGATACGATGCTTCTATCTGTCAATCTAAATGGGAGAAATCTGCTTGTATACCTGCTG GTGATTATGAATACATTGATGTGGTAATTCAAGGAGAACGATTGGTAATCGACATAGAGTTCAGATCAGAGTTTGAAATAGCTAGGTCCACAAAAACTTACAAGTCAGTTCTTCAAGCATTGCCCAATATTTTTGTGGGCAAATGCGATCGCCTGCAAAAGATCATTTCTATAGTATCTGAGGCAGCTAAGCAAAGTTTGAAGAAGAAAGGTATGCCTGTTCCACCATGGAGACAAGCTGAGTATGTCAAGGCCAAATGGTTCTCTCCCTACACTAGAATTGACTTGACATCTTCAAAGGCAGAGACTTGTTTGAAGGTGGAGGAGGAGAGTGTGTGTTTGTGTGAAGCTAACTTGAAAGTGGGAAAGCCGAAGCCGAGTAGTAGGAAGGAAGATGATGAGAGTTGCAGTGAGTTTGAGGTGCTGATGTTTGGAGAGGGAACTTCCAAGTCCAAACCTTATggtgaagatgatgataagGAGATGGGTGTAGGTGAAGCACAGGAGACTAAAGTGAATGGAGGGAAGAAAATGACTGGTTTATCTTCTTTGATTGAAGAGAAGGCTTGA
- the LOC116024374 gene encoding uncharacterized protein LOC116024374 codes for MDINGTDVQRILVDTGSSVNILYFDVFTRLGLSTDQLTPIRTPLSGFTGDSIEAEGVISLNVELGAQPNVLMTTMEFVVVKLKCIHNAILGRPGISQAGAIISMNHLSMKFHTPNGIGVVRGDQRAARQCYVQAVKQSDREDARIHTISQQVDQGEDKEKPQPQQVDQGEDKEKPQPASENQGEDKEKPQPASEIQGEDKEKPQPASEMEEIMLDPPQPASEMEEIMLDPRQPASEMEEIMLDPSRPERVVKIGRNLPVGLREDIIKVLQKFKNIFAYIIKVLQKFKNIFAWGPEDMQKFKNIFAWGPEDMLGVDRSVICHRLSIQPVDRSVICHRLSIQPGFKPVKQKKRHLSSERREFVKKETATLLAVGHIREVLYPEWLANVVLAPKPPTWRMCVDYTDLNRACPKDPYPLPNPDQMVDETAGCELLSFMDAFKGYHQIFMCKEDEEKTAFITPEGVFCYVVMAFGLRNSGATYQRMVNKLFKGLLGSTMEAYVDDMLVKSRSKETHPTDLARAFRVMETFNLRLNPSKCAFAVQTGKFLGFMMTGRGIEPNPEKVRAIMEMQSPRSVKDVQRLTGRLAALSRFLSKSAEKSLPFFQILKKSNGFEWTPACQSAFDDLKAYLSSSPVLSKPEKDETLSIYLAVSDRAVSSVLVREETKGVQKPIYYVSKALQVPELRYTKFEKTVFALWVTARKLATYFQAHPVVVLTDQPLGTILRNPTSSGRLIKWAMMLTQFAIEYKPRPAIKAQALADFIVECTARDPEPDRPTALEEPWWEASTDGSSSKKGCGGGVVLTSPEGFKIYQALIFKFRPTNNEAEYEALLGGVRLARQQMKADRLRLRSDSRLVIGQLSGTIEAKEERMIQYKDVALELLQQFDKYELIQVPRTENTDVDMLSKLTQEAPEYVSKIARIEEIGSPSIDVIEVRPVEISEPDWMYDLKNYIANGTLPDDTTRAKKVRLRAPRFQLIDGKLYKRSYGGPLLRCLTNDEAKIVIEEVHEGICSAHQGPRTLAQKIILLGYYWPSINLDCEQYVRRCATCQEFHRLPGRPATYYQPISEVIPFARWGVDLIGAFPMAAGRKKYVIVAIDYFTKWVEAEVLATITSQQCQKFLWEKVITRFGVPVYLITDNGTQFDSQPFKSFMAKLGIRHTRAAVAYPQANGQVENTNRTILDGLKKKLQSAGRGWVEELPYVLWTYRTTPRRATNETPFSLAYGFEARVPIEVWLPTARERNYQPEENDELQGAELNFIDEKRDMAARRMIEYQKAAKTYHDGRVKPRYFQVGDLVIRRREASKPTEQGKFAKKWEGPYKVAAVVQPGTYKLETLSGQLIDRVWNSEHLIQFYK; via the coding sequence ATGGACATCAATGGGACGGACGTCCAGAGAATACTAGTTGACACGGGAAGTTCAGTAAACATTTTGTACTTCGACGTCTTCACCCGATTGGGTCTGTCGACCGACCAGTTGACCCCCATACGGACCCCGCTGTCTGGTTTCACAGGCGACTCCATAGAGGCAGAAGGAGTGATCAGTCTGAATGTGGAGTTAGGCGCCCAGCCGAACGTCTTGATGACAACCATGGAGTTCGTGGTGGTCAAGTTGAAGTGTATTCACAATGCAATACTTGGTCGACCCGGCATCTCCCAAGCAGGCGCTATCATATCAATGAACCACTTGAGCATGAAATTTCACACGCCCAACGGGATTGGAGTGGTTCGAGGAGACCAGCGAGCTGCCCGTCAGTGCTACGTACAGGCTGTCAAGCAATCCGATCGTGAGGACGCGAGGATTCACACCATATCTCAACAAGTCGACCAAGGAGAAGATAAGGAGAAACCGCAACCTCAACAAGTCGACCAAGGAGAAGATAAGGAGAAACCGCAACCAGCTTCAGAGAACCAAGGAGAAGATAAGGAGAAACCGCAACCAGCTTCAGAGATCCAAGGAGAAGATAAGGAGAAACCGCAACCAGCTTCAGAGATGGAGGAGATCATGCTCGACCCTCCGCAACCAGCTTCAGAGATGGAGGAGATCATGCTCGACCCTAGGCAACCAGCTTCAGAGATGGAGGAGATCATGCTCGACCCTAGCCGGCCGGAGCGAGTTGTCAAGATCGGTCGAAACCTTCCGGTCGGTCTAAGGGAGGACATTATCAAAGTTTTACAGAAGTTCAAGAATATCTTCGCTTACATTATCAAAGTTTTACAGAAGTTCAAGAATATCTTCGCTTGGGGACCGGAGGACATGCAGAAGTTCAAGAATATCTTCGCTTGGGGACCGGAGGACATGCTTGGTGTCGACCGGTCGGTTATATGTCACCGATTATCCATTCAGCCTGTCGACCGGTCGGTTATATGTCACCGATTATCCATTCAGCCGGGTTTCAAACCGGTTAAGCAGAAGAAGAGGCATCTATCAAGTGAAAGAAGAGAGTTCGTGAAGAAGGAGACCGCCACCCTCTTGGCGGTCGGGCACATCCGAGAAGTTCTCTACCCGGAGTGGTTAGCTAACGTAGTCCTTGCACCTAAACCACCTACATGGAGGATGTGCGTTGACTACACTGATTTGAACAGAGCCTGTCCAAAGGATCCGTATCCCCTACCAAATCCtgaccagatggttgatgaaacgGCCGGATGTGAGCTGCtaagtttcatggacgccttcaaAGGCTACCATCAAATTTTTATGtgcaaagaagatgaagagaagactgctttcatAACCCCTGAAGGAGTATTTTGCTACGTGGTGATGGCTTTCGGTCTACGGAACTCTGGAGCCACCTACCAGAGGATGGTGAACAAGTTGTTCAAAGGATTGCTCGGGTCGACAATGGAGGCGTATGTGGACGACATGCTCGTCAAGAGCCGATCAAAAGAAACTCATCCTACCGACCTGGCCcgagcattccgggtgatggaaactttcaacCTGCGTTTGAACCCAAGTAAGTGTGCTTTTGCTGTCCAGACGGGAAAATTCTTAgggttcatgatgacggggCGGGGGATCGAGCCAAACCCCGAGAAAGTTAGAGCGATCATGGAGATGCAATCCCCCCGGTCGGTCAAAGACGTTCAACGACTGACCGGTCGACTAGCAGCACTCAGTCGTTTCCTGTCTAAATCAGCTGAGAAATCTCTACCTTTCTTTCAAATACTGAAGAAGTCTAATGGGTTCGAATGGACACCAGCATGTCAATCGGCGTTCGACGACCTGAAGGCCTACTTGAGTTCATCACCAGTTTTGTCCAAGCCGGAGAAAGATGAGACACTCTCTATCTACTTGGCAGTTTCTGACCGGGCGGTCAGTTCAGTGCTCGTACGGGAGGAAACCAAGGGAGTCCAGAAGCCGATCTATTATGTCAGTAAGGCTCTCCAAGTACCAGAGTTGCGATACACCAAGTTTGAGAAGACCGTATTTGCACTCTGGGTGACCGCCAGGAAACTTGCAACCTACTTTCAAGCCCACCCGGTTGTAGTTTTGACCGACCAACCACTTGGAACGATTCTCAGAAATCCAACGTCGTCGGGGCGGCTgatcaaatgggccatgatgctTACCCAGTTTGCGATTGAGTATAAGCCGCGCCCTGCCATCAAAGCTCAAGCGTTGGCGGACTTCATTGTTGAGTGTACCGCGCGGGACCCGGAGCCCGACCGCCCGACCGCCTTGGAGGAACCATGGTGGGAAGCCTCTACTGACGGGTCATCCAGCAAGAAAGGATGCGGCGGAGGAGTCGTGCTTACATCTCCTGAAGGTTTCAAAATTTATCAAGCTTTGATCTTTAAGTTCCGACCCACCAACAACGAAGCAGAGTATGAAGCACTCTTAGGCGGAGTACGGTTGGCTAGGCAGCAGATGAAGGCCGACCGACTGAGGTTACGGTCGGATTCCCGGTTGGTGATCGGTCAACTATCTGGAACGATCGAAGCGAAGGAGGAACGCATGATACAATACAAGGACGTTGCCCTGGAGTTGTTACAACAGTTCGACAAGTATGAGTTGATCCAGGTGCCCAGAACGGAGAACACAGACGTTGACATGTTGTCCAAATTGACACAGGAGGCCCCTGAGTACGTGTCTAAGATCGCACGAATTGAAGAGATCGGGTCGCCGAGCATTGATGTTATTGAGGTCCGACCGGTTGAGATAAGCGAGCCAGATTGGATGTACGATTTGAAAAATTACATTGCTAATGGCACCTTACCAGATGACACCACCAGGGCGAAGAAAGTCAGACTGAGAGCACCACGCTTCCAATTGATCGATGGCAAACTCTACAAGCGGTCGTATGGCGGACCGCTCTTGAGGTGTCTGACCAACGATGAGGCCAAGATTGTGAttgaggaagttcatgaaggcatTTGTTCGGCTCACCAAGGACCAAGGACGCTGGCGCAAAAAATCATCCTGCTAGGATACTATTGGCCCTCAATCAACTTGGATTGCGAACAGTACGTTCGGCGATGCGCTACTTGTCAAGAATTTCACCGATTGCCCGGTCGACCAGCCACATATTACCAACCGATCAGCGAGGTAATACCCTTTGCAAGATGGGGAGTTGATTTGATCGGAGCATTCCCAATGGCAGCCGGTCGGAAGAAATATGTGATCGTGGCCATTGATTATTTCACCAAGTGGGTAGAAGCAGAAGTATTAGCAACCATCACTTCGCAGCAGTGCCAAAAGTTTCTCTGGGAAAAGGTAATCACTCGGTTCGGGGTTCCGGTCTACCTAATCACTGACAACGGGACGCAATTTGATAGTCAGCCGTTCAAAAGCTTCATGGCTAAACTAGGCATCAGGCACACCCGAGCGGCCGTAGCATACCCACAAGCTAACGGACAAGTGGAGAACACCAACCGAACGATCCTCGACGGACTGAAGAAGAAATTACAAAGTGCGGGTCGAGGCTGGGTAGAAGAGCTCCCGTATGTTCTTTGGACCTACCGAACCACTCCGCGACGGGCAACCAACGAAACACCTTTCTCGTTGGCCTACGGATTCGAAGCAAGGGTGCCGATTGAAGTATGGCTCCCTACTGCTCGGGAAAGGAATTACCAGCCGGAGGAAAATGACGAGTTGCAAGGTGCAGAGCTTAACTTCATCGATGAGAAAAGAGACATGGCGGCACGAAGAATGATTGAGTACCAGAAGGCCGCCAAAACTTACCATGACGGACGGGTGAAACCACGTTACTTTCAAGTCGGCGACTTGGTAATCCGACGGAGAGAAGCTAGTAAACCAACCGAACAAGGAAAATTTGCTAAGAAATGGGAAGGGCCCTACAAAGTCGCAGCAGTAGTCCAACCCGGCACCTACAAATTAGAGACTCTCTCCGGTCAACTGATTGACCGGGTGTGGAACTCCGAACACCTCATACAATTCTACAAGTAG